A stretch of the Deinococcus aestuarii genome encodes the following:
- the glf gene encoding UDP-galactopyranose mutase, whose amino-acid sequence MTEPTSTSQGFDYLIVGAGFAGSVLAERLAQGGKRILIVDKRPHIGGNAYDCYNDDGILIHPYGPHIFHTNSREVIDYLSRFTKWRPYEHRVLASVDGQLLPIPINLDTVNRLYGLNLTSFQVEEFFASVAEQVEQVRTSEDVVVSKVGRDLYNKFFRGYTRKQWDLDPSELDASVTARVPTRTNRDDRYFADTYQMMPLHGYTRMFENMLAHPNIKVMLNTDYREIADFIPYGHMIYTGPVDAFFDYCYGKLPYRSLEFVHETHAVEQFQAVGTVNYPNDYAYTRISEFKHITGQQHRHTSVVYELPRAEGDPYYPIPRPANQELYKRYAALAEERPDVTFVGRLATYRYYNMDQVVAQALTTYRKLTAATPEPEVQPVG is encoded by the coding sequence ATGACTGAGCCGACTTCCACCTCCCAGGGTTTCGACTACCTCATCGTGGGGGCGGGCTTCGCGGGCAGCGTCCTCGCCGAGCGGCTGGCGCAGGGTGGCAAGCGCATCTTGATCGTCGACAAGCGGCCACACATCGGCGGCAACGCCTACGACTGCTACAACGACGACGGCATTCTGATCCACCCCTACGGCCCGCACATCTTCCACACCAATTCGCGGGAGGTGATCGACTACCTCTCGCGCTTCACGAAGTGGCGGCCCTACGAGCACCGCGTCCTGGCGAGCGTGGACGGCCAACTCCTGCCCATCCCGATCAACCTCGACACGGTGAACCGGCTCTACGGGCTGAACCTGACCTCCTTCCAGGTCGAGGAGTTCTTCGCCTCGGTGGCCGAGCAGGTGGAGCAGGTGCGGACCTCGGAAGACGTGGTGGTCAGCAAGGTGGGGCGCGACCTCTACAACAAGTTCTTCCGGGGCTACACCCGCAAGCAGTGGGACCTCGACCCCAGCGAACTCGACGCCTCGGTGACGGCGCGGGTGCCGACGCGGACGAACCGCGACGACCGCTACTTCGCCGATACCTATCAGATGATGCCGCTGCACGGCTACACCCGGATGTTCGAGAACATGCTCGCGCACCCGAACATCAAGGTGATGCTGAACACCGACTACCGGGAGATCGCGGACTTCATCCCCTACGGCCACATGATCTACACGGGGCCGGTGGACGCCTTTTTCGACTACTGCTACGGCAAGCTGCCCTACCGCAGCCTGGAGTTCGTCCACGAGACGCACGCCGTAGAGCAGTTCCAGGCGGTCGGCACGGTGAACTACCCCAACGACTACGCCTACACCCGCATCAGCGAGTTCAAGCACATCACCGGGCAGCAGCACCGCCACACCAGCGTCGTATACGAGCTGCCGCGCGCCGAGGGCGATCCGTACTACCCGATCCCCCGCCCCGCGAACCAGGAACTCTACAAGCGGTACGCCGCGCTGGCCGAGGAGCGCCCTGACGTGACCTTCGTGGGCCGCCTCGCCACCTACCGCTACTACAACATGGACCAGGTGGTCGCCCAGGCGCTGACGACCTACAGGAAGCTCACGGCGGCCACGCCCGAGCCCGAAGTTCAGCCGGTCGGCTGA